In Ipomoea triloba cultivar NCNSP0323 chromosome 7, ASM357664v1, a single genomic region encodes these proteins:
- the LOC116024738 gene encoding protein GRAVITROPIC IN THE LIGHT 1 isoform X2: MLPNILFPSLRDGTSRKKRSSGSIDGMQDNDVHLPYSVPLHPHLITANHRKFTLHSENPKHRKMANKVSNFSDLIQRVTASCLLHPLFTAARDDEVSVSRGGDDSDDDNYKAEKENTHYEDAGEEAADFKQLLGGGREESRTERIIEMEMILGEVFEAVSAMKRAYVSLQDAHCPWDPDKMRVADVAVVAELRRIGVLKERYRRSVGSDDGGRGRRRVGAATLREVVAPYEAVVDDFKREVKAKEAEIQNLKEKLKTATSLAHCSTGSGKKGKSKRKVSCSTQVVVPPAPDLFESTMGMVKEASKSFTALLLSLMRSAHWDIAAAVRSIEAASFTSGAADAVVGTNHAKYALESYVNRKMFQGFDHETFYMDGSLSSLLHPDQYRRECFTQYRDMKAMDPVELLGILPTCSFGSFCFKKFLAIVHPKMEESLFGDLEQRRQVLAGNHPRTQFYGEFLELAKAVWLLHLLAFSLEPPPSHFEASSGSEFHPQYMESVVKSSVAGRTVGFAVSPGFKLANGSVMKARVYLAPKTGF, translated from the exons GAAGAAAAGAAGTAGCGGCAGCATTGATGGAATGCAAGACAATGACGTGCATCTGCCCTACTCGGTACCACTTCATCCTCATCTAATCACTGCCAACCACAGGAAATTCACATTGCACTCCGAGAATCCCAAGCACAG GAAAATGGCGAACAAGGTCTCCAATTTCTCCGATCTGATCCAGCGCGTTACCGCGTCTTGCTTGCTCCATCCGCTGTTCACCGCCGCCCGCGACGACGAAGTTTCAGTTAGTCGTGGCGGCGACGACTCCGATGACGACAACTACAAGGCGGAGAAGGAGAACACGCATTACGAAGACGCCGGAGAGGAAGCAGCGGATTTCAAGCAGCTTTTAGGAGGCGGTAGGGAGGAGTCGAGAACTGAGAGGATCATAGAAATGGAGATGATATTGGGGGAAGTGTTCGAGGCGGTGTCGGCCATGAAGAGGGCGTACGTTAGCCTCCAGGACGCGCACTGCCCGTGGGATCCGGATAAGATGCGCGTGGCTGACGTGGCTGTGGTGGCTGAGCTCCGGAGGATCGGGGTGTTGAAGGAGCGGTATCGGAGGAGCGTTGGTAGTGACGACGGCGGACGAGGGAGGCGGAGAGTTGGGGCGGCCACGCTCAGGGAAGTGGTGGCGCCGTACGAGGCGGTGGTGGATGACTTCAAACGGGAAGTGAAGGCTAAAGAAGCTGAGATTCAAAACTTGAAGGAGAAGCTCAAAACGGCGACGTCTTTAGCTCATTGCAGCACTGGAAGTGGAAAGAAAGGGAAGTCAAAGCGAAAAGTGAGCTGCAGTACTCAAG TGGTGGTGCCGCCGGCGCCGGATCTGTTCGAGAGCACAATGGGTATGGTAAAAGAAGCTTCGAAATCCTTCACGGCGTTACTCCTGTCGCTGATGCGGTCGGCACACTGGGACATAGCAGCCGCCGTGAGATCCATCGAAGCCGCCTCTTTCACTAGCGGCGCCGCAGACGCGGTTGTCGGGACCAACCACGCAAAGTACGCATTGGAGTCGTACGTGAACCGCAAGATGTTCCAAGGGTTCGACCACGAGACATTCTACATGGACGGCAGCCTCTCCTCCCTCCTCCACCCGGACCAGTACCGACGCGAGTGTTTCACGCAGTACCGCGACATGAAAGCCATGGATCCGGTGGAGCTCCTGGGGATACTCCCAACCTGCAGCTTCGGGAGCTTCTGCTTCAAGAAATTCCTGGCGATAGTCCACCCCAAGATGGAGGAGTCTCTGTTCGGAGATCTGGAACAGCGGCGCCAGGTTCTGGCCGGAAACCACCCCAGGACTCAATTCTACGGGGAGTTCTTGGAGCTGGCCAAGGCGGTGTGGCTGCTGCACTTGTTGGCGTTTTCTCTGGAGCCGCCGCCCAGCCATTTCGAGGCGAGTAGTGGATCGGAGTTTCATCCGCAGTACATGGAGAGCGTGGTGAAGAGTTCCGTCGCCGGCAGAACTGTTGGGTTTGCCGTCAGCCCTGGGTTTAAGCTCGCAAATGGCTCTGTTATGAAGGCTAGAGTTTATCTGGCTCCCAAAACTgggttttga
- the LOC116024738 gene encoding protein GRAVITROPIC IN THE LIGHT 1 isoform X1, whose protein sequence is MLPNILFPSLRDGTSRKKRSSGSIDGMQDNDVHLPYSVPLHPHLITANHRKFTLHSENPKHRNRGIRKMANKVSNFSDLIQRVTASCLLHPLFTAARDDEVSVSRGGDDSDDDNYKAEKENTHYEDAGEEAADFKQLLGGGREESRTERIIEMEMILGEVFEAVSAMKRAYVSLQDAHCPWDPDKMRVADVAVVAELRRIGVLKERYRRSVGSDDGGRGRRRVGAATLREVVAPYEAVVDDFKREVKAKEAEIQNLKEKLKTATSLAHCSTGSGKKGKSKRKVSCSTQVVVPPAPDLFESTMGMVKEASKSFTALLLSLMRSAHWDIAAAVRSIEAASFTSGAADAVVGTNHAKYALESYVNRKMFQGFDHETFYMDGSLSSLLHPDQYRRECFTQYRDMKAMDPVELLGILPTCSFGSFCFKKFLAIVHPKMEESLFGDLEQRRQVLAGNHPRTQFYGEFLELAKAVWLLHLLAFSLEPPPSHFEASSGSEFHPQYMESVVKSSVAGRTVGFAVSPGFKLANGSVMKARVYLAPKTGF, encoded by the exons GAAGAAAAGAAGTAGCGGCAGCATTGATGGAATGCAAGACAATGACGTGCATCTGCCCTACTCGGTACCACTTCATCCTCATCTAATCACTGCCAACCACAGGAAATTCACATTGCACTCCGAGAATCCCAAGCACAG AAATAGAGGCATCAGGAAAATGGCGAACAAGGTCTCCAATTTCTCCGATCTGATCCAGCGCGTTACCGCGTCTTGCTTGCTCCATCCGCTGTTCACCGCCGCCCGCGACGACGAAGTTTCAGTTAGTCGTGGCGGCGACGACTCCGATGACGACAACTACAAGGCGGAGAAGGAGAACACGCATTACGAAGACGCCGGAGAGGAAGCAGCGGATTTCAAGCAGCTTTTAGGAGGCGGTAGGGAGGAGTCGAGAACTGAGAGGATCATAGAAATGGAGATGATATTGGGGGAAGTGTTCGAGGCGGTGTCGGCCATGAAGAGGGCGTACGTTAGCCTCCAGGACGCGCACTGCCCGTGGGATCCGGATAAGATGCGCGTGGCTGACGTGGCTGTGGTGGCTGAGCTCCGGAGGATCGGGGTGTTGAAGGAGCGGTATCGGAGGAGCGTTGGTAGTGACGACGGCGGACGAGGGAGGCGGAGAGTTGGGGCGGCCACGCTCAGGGAAGTGGTGGCGCCGTACGAGGCGGTGGTGGATGACTTCAAACGGGAAGTGAAGGCTAAAGAAGCTGAGATTCAAAACTTGAAGGAGAAGCTCAAAACGGCGACGTCTTTAGCTCATTGCAGCACTGGAAGTGGAAAGAAAGGGAAGTCAAAGCGAAAAGTGAGCTGCAGTACTCAAG TGGTGGTGCCGCCGGCGCCGGATCTGTTCGAGAGCACAATGGGTATGGTAAAAGAAGCTTCGAAATCCTTCACGGCGTTACTCCTGTCGCTGATGCGGTCGGCACACTGGGACATAGCAGCCGCCGTGAGATCCATCGAAGCCGCCTCTTTCACTAGCGGCGCCGCAGACGCGGTTGTCGGGACCAACCACGCAAAGTACGCATTGGAGTCGTACGTGAACCGCAAGATGTTCCAAGGGTTCGACCACGAGACATTCTACATGGACGGCAGCCTCTCCTCCCTCCTCCACCCGGACCAGTACCGACGCGAGTGTTTCACGCAGTACCGCGACATGAAAGCCATGGATCCGGTGGAGCTCCTGGGGATACTCCCAACCTGCAGCTTCGGGAGCTTCTGCTTCAAGAAATTCCTGGCGATAGTCCACCCCAAGATGGAGGAGTCTCTGTTCGGAGATCTGGAACAGCGGCGCCAGGTTCTGGCCGGAAACCACCCCAGGACTCAATTCTACGGGGAGTTCTTGGAGCTGGCCAAGGCGGTGTGGCTGCTGCACTTGTTGGCGTTTTCTCTGGAGCCGCCGCCCAGCCATTTCGAGGCGAGTAGTGGATCGGAGTTTCATCCGCAGTACATGGAGAGCGTGGTGAAGAGTTCCGTCGCCGGCAGAACTGTTGGGTTTGCCGTCAGCCCTGGGTTTAAGCTCGCAAATGGCTCTGTTATGAAGGCTAGAGTTTATCTGGCTCCCAAAACTgggttttga